The following DNA comes from Anopheles coustani chromosome 2, idAnoCousDA_361_x.2, whole genome shotgun sequence.
tttattatattttgagtaaacacaaattgagttGTATTAGCTGTAGAAATATTTGTTCAAGTAAGGatgatataaaacaattttatttacaattttacataaattataACAATTACAAATTGTGTTGTATACACAATGTGAGTAAAATATGTCTaggataaaacaaattatgaaTTTTGTGGCAAAACAAACTTAGCTGTATTTTCGTATATTGAATCCGTGATATAAAGAACacatttagtttttctttgaattattttcaaaaatagctCTTAAACCAGAAACATCGTTCATGTATTATAGTTTTAAGATTTAGAAAAAACATTGTACCTTAATGATTAATCAGCCTTCTCAAGCATTTTTGTGACGTGATGCTGCTTCGCGTATTCCCACATGAAAATGGCACCAGTTACGTGGACGTTTAGGGAACGTACCACACCAAACTGTGGAATCTCACCGATTAAATCTAGATGTCGTATGATTTCCGCAGGAAGACCATTTTTCTCGTGCCTATAAATAAACGGGACCACAGAAATAAGTCAAATGTTTATCAACCGATGAGTGTTTAGGACTTACCCTAGGACGAGAATGCACTTTTTAGGAAATTCAAGTTGTTGAATCGGTTTACTGCCAGTCGTTTGTTCAGCGCCAACAATCGAATATCCTTTATCCTTCATCTCCTGTAGGTACTCGACCAGCTTGTGTGCTTTCAGCTCGCCAACGTTTAACCACTTTTCTGCGGTCATACTGTACAAATGAGCATGGGAAGTAGACAATCAGTAACAATAGTTTTCCTCGGTTTATCCTGAATTACCTCAATGCTTGAAATTCCTTATTGTCGATATCTTGGAGGGAATTGATGACGAACTGTTTCACTGCGAAAATTTCGCTCGTTCTGGCCAACCCTCCGAGATTTGGTGCCCGATTAACCAGACTCGCCACAACTATCAGACCTTCCGTGTAGTCCTTTGAATAGAAAAGGCGATTAACGGTTGAGGAAAAAATCCATGCACCTTCATCCACTTACCATCTTCTTGAGACACAAATTCTCCGGCAACCCAAGCAGTAGTTCCTGGCTCGGCTCTAGGTTCTTTAAGGGTACAATTTTTCGCTGCACAAAATCGGCACCCCCAACCGATTGGGCCAGGAAAAGATTTTCGCGCTTTTCGATCGATAACTCATCGAACTCGAGAGGCTGCCCAAGGTGACTCTCCCCGAGGCCCAACATTTGGAGGCAATCTTTCAGTATTGCCGTCCCGACGACGTCCTCCGGTGGCGCCATGGAAACCTTCGGTATGTTGTGAAAGATATTTTCCATCGTCAACAGATTCCCGTAATCGAAAACACTGTTGAAACGGAAATCTTTCATACATTTCTCTATGTTACGCTCCACGTTACCCTGCCGGAGGTAGCTGTTCACGGCTGCATAGATCTCCCCGAAAGGACCCTCTTCGATGGGTTGCGGGGAGAACTTTGCGATCAGCTTCGTGATTGTTATCTGTGCGTACAGGCGGGTGGAGAAGTTTTGCGCCATCGTCCAGGGCAGCAGCAGATAGATATACTTTTCGTTGAGCGTCGAGGTCTGGCAGCAGCGCAGCCAAAGTATGACGAACACCGACTGTATGCCGGATACTTTAACCTTTTCGTTACGGAGCGAATTGGCGATAGTGAGTGTATCGATCGTGCTATCGGCCACGATCAGTTCGATCAGATAGTTGATGTTCGGTTGATTCGTTTCGTACAGCATGACCTCCAGTAGTGGGTATGGTTTCGTACCGGTCAGCTTGAGAACAACGCAAAGGGCTTGAATGATGCGTAGCTTCTGCCGGTGCGTAATAGAATCGGCATAATATCGTTCCTTTGCCTTCGTTATTTGCACAAAACGTTCCATCAGCATTCGTTCCAGTTTAAGGAGAAACAGAACCGCGTCGGGGTGATTTGCCTGAACGATTCGGTACAGGAACAGGACGCATAGTACGCGAACAC
Coding sequences within:
- the LOC131263166 gene encoding probable methyltransferase TARBP1 isoform X2, with protein sequence MVTVTDTFFIKNILVKWIVNAQPVKQDKLMKTLSQSNHVIFWNILHQLPETVHIRILKTLPDATPPQMLEIKQAIQSKIPISPTMFSTLREVSKSVRLAKKVSAPCSNGWNEILNDLRNQLHDRLILFDNTDAVAVETIQIAHLCIIHMGDVCSASNILESIFHIMFKNNLQRQQSAKLSIDQLYVMMSEIFLLYCHENGLRSEDDWLKLISLLDVGNIDVLMNVLEILHSQSHHKARLVVVNRCYKEILNYRKSDHFMKLIKKFIAMLLIPYTRLNDVAEIDPYDVQIDPKETAYIELFLEQASTIYGLANIVFENIFQLPIPIILNWSAFGKLLLQGITLGDVQKRDQKLNQHPRYVAQADARVRVLCVLFLYRIVQANHPDAVLFLLKLERMLMERFVQITKAKERYYADSITHRQKLRIIQALCVVLKLTGTKPYPLLEVMLYETNQPNINYLIELIVADSTIDTLTIANSLRNEKVKVSGIQSVFVILWLRCCQTSTLNEKYIYLLLPWTMAQNFSTRLYAQITITKLIAKFSPQPIEEGPFGEIYAAVNSYLRQGNVERNIEKCMKDFRFNSVFDYGNLLTMENIFHNIPKVSMAPPEDVVGTAILKDCLQMLGLGESHLGQPLEFDELSIEKRENLFLAQSVGGADFVQRKIVPLKNLEPSQELLLGLPENLCLKKMDYTEGLIVVASLVNRAPNLGGLARTSEIFAVKQFVINSLQDIDNKEFQALSMTAEKWLNVGELKAHKLVEYLQEMKDKGYSIVGAEQTTGSKPIQQLEFPKKCILVLGHEKNGLPAEIIRHLDLIGEIPQFGVVRSLNVHVTGAIFMWEYAKQHHVTKMLEKAD